A single Notoacmeibacter ruber DNA region contains:
- a CDS encoding phosphoserine transaminase encodes MTDMTKPATRPARPYFSSGPCAKRPGWSVEALTDALLGRSHRSKPGKSRLQHAIDLTRDVLQVPDTHRIGIVPGSDTGAVEMAMWTMLGERGVDVLAWESFGSGWVTDVLKQLKVEDARKIEAGYGELPDLGQVDFDRDVIFTWNGTTSGVRVPNGDFIPDDRGGLTICDATSAAFAQDLPFDKLDVVTFSWQKVLGGEAAHGVIILGPRAVERLENYTPDRALPKIFRLTKGGKLIEGVFKGETINTPSMLCVEDYIDALEWAKSAGGLDGLMKRADANAKVIFDFVDENGWIGNLAKDPATRSNTSVCLTITDPDVLALDADAQAAFAKGIVNQLDTEGVAYDIGAYRDAPAGLRIWAGATVETSDMEALMPWLTYAFETQKMSLR; translated from the coding sequence ATGACAGATATGACCAAGCCGGCCACGCGCCCGGCTCGCCCCTATTTTTCTTCCGGCCCCTGCGCCAAGCGCCCCGGTTGGTCCGTTGAAGCCCTGACCGACGCCCTTCTTGGCCGGTCGCACCGATCCAAACCCGGCAAAAGCCGTCTGCAGCACGCGATCGACCTGACGCGTGACGTTTTGCAGGTGCCTGATACCCACCGCATCGGTATCGTTCCCGGTTCGGATACCGGCGCTGTCGAGATGGCTATGTGGACCATGCTCGGTGAGCGCGGCGTCGACGTGCTGGCGTGGGAGAGCTTCGGCTCCGGCTGGGTCACTGACGTTCTCAAGCAGCTCAAGGTGGAAGACGCCCGCAAGATCGAAGCGGGCTACGGCGAGTTGCCCGACCTTGGGCAGGTCGATTTCGACCGCGACGTGATCTTCACCTGGAATGGCACCACATCCGGTGTTCGCGTGCCGAATGGCGACTTCATCCCGGATGACCGCGGCGGCCTGACAATCTGCGACGCGACCTCGGCGGCTTTCGCCCAGGACCTTCCCTTCGACAAGCTCGATGTGGTGACGTTCTCCTGGCAGAAGGTGCTCGGGGGCGAAGCGGCGCACGGCGTCATCATTCTCGGCCCACGCGCTGTGGAGCGGCTTGAGAACTACACGCCGGACCGCGCGCTTCCCAAGATCTTTCGTCTGACGAAGGGCGGCAAGCTGATCGAAGGCGTCTTCAAGGGCGAAACGATCAACACCCCCTCCATGCTTTGCGTCGAGGACTATATCGATGCACTGGAATGGGCCAAATCGGCAGGCGGCCTCGACGGTCTGATGAAGCGGGCGGATGCCAACGCCAAGGTCATCTTCGATTTCGTCGATGAGAATGGCTGGATCGGCAATCTCGCCAAGGACCCGGCGACGCGCTCCAACACGTCGGTTTGCCTGACGATCACCGATCCGGACGTGCTGGCACTCGATGCCGATGCGCAGGCGGCTTTCGCCAAAGGCATCGTCAATCAGCTCGACACTGAAGGCGTTGCCTATGATATCGGCGCCTATCGCGATGCACCGGCAGGCCTTCGTATCTGGGCCGGCGCGACGGTCGAAACGTCCGACATGGAAGCGCTGATGCCCTGGCTGACCTATGCCTTCGAAACGCAGAAGATGTCGCTTCGCTAA
- a CDS encoding carboxymuconolactone decarboxylase family protein: MKSKQTSAESRLERGRRALKAIDGEAGEKVIEALKDIAPDFATYLLEFPFGDIYSRPELSLRDREIATIAALAAMGNATPQLKVHIEAGLNVGLTKTEIAEVLMQMSVYAGFPAALNGLSAAKEVFALRDSQGLSGPN, encoded by the coding sequence ATGAAAAGCAAACAAACGAGCGCTGAAAGCCGTCTGGAGCGGGGGCGACGCGCTCTCAAGGCGATCGACGGCGAGGCCGGCGAAAAGGTTATCGAGGCGCTCAAGGATATCGCGCCCGATTTCGCCACCTATCTGCTGGAATTTCCGTTCGGCGATATCTACAGCCGGCCGGAGCTTTCACTGCGAGACAGGGAAATTGCGACGATCGCGGCTTTGGCTGCGATGGGAAATGCGACACCGCAATTGAAGGTTCACATCGAAGCGGGGCTGAATGTCGGCCTCACCAAAACCGAAATTGCGGAAGTTCTGATGCAGATGTCGGTCTATGCCGGGTTTCCGGCGGCCTTGAACGGCCTGTCTGCGGCCAAGGAGGTCTTCGCCCTCCGCGATTCTCAGGGTTTATCTGGTCCCAACTAG
- a CDS encoding MerR family transcriptional regulator — translation MKIGELAERTGLSVHTIRYYERIGLLPAAERDQGGRRDYDVSILTWIEFLSRLKQTGMPVRQMVLYAKLREQGDSTYPQRKALLEAHRDRVRRQVSDLQSSLLVLDTKIETYAKAERETQDEKQTNER, via the coding sequence ATGAAGATCGGCGAATTGGCGGAACGGACGGGATTATCCGTCCACACGATCCGGTATTATGAGCGCATCGGCTTACTGCCTGCGGCAGAGCGCGATCAGGGGGGCAGACGGGACTACGATGTTTCGATCCTGACCTGGATCGAGTTTCTGTCCCGGCTCAAGCAAACAGGCATGCCGGTCCGCCAGATGGTGCTCTATGCGAAGCTTCGCGAACAGGGCGACAGTACCTATCCGCAGCGCAAAGCGCTTTTGGAAGCGCATCGCGATCGCGTCCGCAGGCAGGTCTCCGATCTGCAATCGTCTCTCCTCGTCCTCGACACCAAGATCGAGACCTATGCAAAGGCGGAAAGAGAGACCCAGGATGAAAAGCAAACAAACGAGCGCTGA
- the serA gene encoding phosphoglycerate dehydrogenase, with protein MAPRVLISDKLSDAAVQIFKDKGIDVDFQPDVGKDKEKLAEIIGDYDGLAIRSATKATEKLIEKATNLKVIGRAGIGVDNVDIPAASRKGIIVMNTPFGNSITTAEHAIAMMFAVARQIPQANESTHAGKWEKSKFMGVEITGKTLGIIGAGNIGSIVASRAIGLKMNVVAFDPFLTEERATQIGVKKVELDELFARADFITLHTPLTDKTRNIIDAEAFTKMKDGVRIINCARGGLIVESDLVEALKSGKVAGAALDVFEEEPAKENALFGMDNVVCTPHLGASTSEAQENVALQVAEQMADYLNSGAVTNAINMPSISAEEAPVLKPFVKLAEMLGSFVGQVTDAPIHEVEIIFDGSTAGMNTRALVSAAVSGLMRPQMPEANMVSAPLLAKERGVIISEVRRDKTGIFDGYIMLRVKASDTTRTVAGTVFSDGKPRFIQIKGINIDAEIGQNMVYTTNIDKPGFIGALGTTLGENGVNIANFQLGRKAAGSDAIALLYVDEPVSDAVIEKLTAHPQVIRARALSFDVEA; from the coding sequence ATGGCACCGCGCGTACTCATTTCAGACAAACTCTCCGACGCCGCTGTCCAGATCTTCAAGGACAAGGGCATCGATGTCGACTTCCAGCCGGATGTCGGCAAGGACAAGGAAAAGCTCGCCGAGATCATCGGCGATTATGACGGCCTGGCGATCCGTTCGGCGACAAAAGCCACCGAAAAGCTGATCGAAAAGGCGACCAATCTCAAGGTGATCGGTCGCGCAGGCATTGGCGTCGACAATGTCGATATCCCAGCCGCTTCGCGGAAGGGTATCATCGTGATGAATACGCCTTTCGGCAATTCGATTACGACAGCCGAACATGCCATTGCGATGATGTTCGCGGTCGCCCGCCAGATCCCGCAGGCCAATGAGAGCACTCATGCCGGCAAGTGGGAAAAGAGCAAGTTCATGGGCGTCGAGATCACCGGCAAGACGCTCGGCATCATCGGCGCGGGCAATATTGGATCGATCGTCGCTTCGCGTGCCATCGGGCTGAAGATGAACGTGGTTGCCTTCGATCCCTTCCTCACCGAGGAACGCGCCACGCAGATCGGCGTAAAGAAGGTCGAGCTGGATGAACTCTTCGCTCGTGCGGACTTCATTACGCTGCACACGCCGCTGACCGACAAGACGCGCAACATCATTGATGCCGAGGCCTTCACGAAGATGAAGGACGGCGTTCGCATCATCAATTGCGCCCGCGGTGGTCTGATCGTCGAAAGCGATCTGGTCGAGGCGCTGAAGAGCGGCAAGGTCGCCGGCGCGGCGCTCGACGTTTTCGAGGAAGAGCCCGCCAAGGAGAATGCCCTGTTCGGCATGGATAACGTCGTATGCACGCCGCATCTCGGTGCATCGACGAGCGAGGCGCAGGAGAATGTTGCGCTTCAGGTGGCAGAGCAGATGGCCGACTATCTGAATAGCGGCGCCGTGACCAATGCGATCAACATGCCGTCTATCTCTGCTGAAGAGGCCCCGGTGCTGAAGCCGTTCGTCAAACTGGCGGAAATGCTCGGTTCTTTTGTCGGCCAGGTCACCGATGCACCGATCCATGAAGTCGAGATCATCTTCGACGGGTCGACTGCCGGCATGAACACCCGCGCGCTCGTTTCTGCCGCCGTTTCCGGCCTGATGCGTCCGCAGATGCCGGAAGCGAACATGGTCTCCGCACCGCTTCTCGCCAAGGAGCGCGGCGTGATCATTTCGGAGGTCAGGCGCGACAAGACCGGTATCTTCGACGGCTATATCATGCTGCGCGTCAAGGCGAGCGACACCACCCGGACCGTGGCGGGGACGGTGTTCTCAGACGGCAAGCCGCGCTTCATTCAGATCAAGGGCATCAACATCGATGCCGAGATCGGCCAGAACATGGTCTACACGACCAATATCGACAAGCCGGGCTTCATCGGCGCACTCGGTACGACGCTCGGCGAGAACGGGGTCAACATCGCCAACTTCCAGCTCGGCCGTAAGGCTGCTGGAAGCGATGCCATCGCGCTTCTCTATGTGGACGAGCCTGTTTCGGATGCTGTGATCGAAAAGCTGACCGCTCATCCGCAGGTTATTCGCGCGCGGGCTCTGTCGTTCGACGTCGAGGCCTAA